A stretch of DNA from Halobacteriovorax vibrionivorans:
TGTTCTCCGCTATTTCCAAGAATAACTCCTTTAGACTCATATGCATCTGCGTATAAAGGATTGAAACTAATAACTTGATCTAACAAGCTTAAAGATTCAGTAATCTTATTTTTATGAAAGAGATTAACGGCCTTATTATAATAGTATTCACTAATCTCTTCTTTTATATTTTCTTTAGCAAGTACAGGATATGTATTAATTTTGATTAAATCATCTTGGTATGAAACCTCAAGATTATTAATTAATAGCTCCCTTGGCGCTTTTGCTACAGAAAAGTGAGTTTCACCAATCTTACAACGATTAAGTATCTCTACCTTTTTATCATTTAGACTAACCTCATCAGCTAGTTCTTTATTTGAAGTTAATAACACTGGATAACGAGCGGCACCTCTTCGACTTTCAATTTTTGATGCGGTTTCTTGTCCAAGAAAACATCCTTTATTATAACTAATTGCAAATTCATTTAAGCGCGTTTCATTAATTAATTTAGTGCGATCAATTGTTTTATCTAATATAGGCCATGCTGTTAAGACTTCTAAGAAGTTCACATAATCTTTCTTGTCTAATTTCTCATCAACAAGACCGATATAGCCTACACCATCAAATAGATCCATTGTAACGAAGTCATTTCCCTTCCTCGTTGAAAGGCATGGAAGCTTTTGAGTTTTCTCAATCGTTATATCTTCCATGATGATAAACTTCTCTAACTCTTCAATTGTTTCTTCAGAAATTTTCTCATCGACAGCAAGATAAAAACCATCATTATTATGAATTAAATAGAAAAAAGAAAACACACGTCCTGTACGATCAAGGCGACATGCAATTGTCGCAGCATTATCAAGGCCACTTATATCAGCAGTAATTTGCCTTTGTAGATACTCTCGAGTTTCCTCACCTTTGAACTTGTAAACAACATAATTATTTAACGTAAATTGGTTATCGTTAAAGAAGAATTCAAACATTACATCTTTAATAATCTCTTGATTGTTTTCCATATCGTTAACCTACTTTACTAATTACAATATTAACTAAACTCTACTAGGCATTTTTTATTGTACCTTTCACTATATAAAACTAAATATATAATAGAAATTGTCTTAAGACTATTTAACGTAATTTAGTGATGCACTGAAAAAAGGAAATCGTAATGTCTATTCGCCTCATTATCGATGACAAGAAAAACACAAAGAAAATTCTTATAAAAAATAAAATAACTTTTGGCCGAAACAAAGAAGTTGTCGATATTGTTCTGGATGACCCTAAAGTCTCTTCAAAACACTTTGAAATTATCTATGACAAAAGCTCAATTCTTGTCCGTGACCTGTCTTCCAAAAATGGAACATTTATCAATCAGAAAAGAATCGAAAATGAAGAGCCTTTATATGTCTATGATATTCTAAAAGCTGGCAGCATTAGTATATCTATTGATGCTAAATCACTTACAAGTTTTGAATTTGAAAGACTCTATAGAAAAACAGATCCAAATTACTGGGGTGAGAATATTACCAATATTCTAAAAACCAGCAAATTCGTCTTAAAAGATATTAAAAAACCTATTAAGATTAAACGCTAAAGCTTTCACCACATCCACAAGTATTCTTTGCATTTGGATTTTCAAATACAAAGCCCTTTCCGTTTAGGCCGTCTTTGAAATCTAAAGTTATTCCACTAAGGTATATTGAAGACTTAGGATCGATAAGAATCTTTACGCCATCCATTTCAATAATATTGTCACTGTCCTTAGGGGCATCAAAGTCGATATTATAAGATAGTCCAGAGCATCCGCCTCCGATAACACCTAGACGAAGACCGAAGTCAGTCTTAGAACGATTTTCACTTTCGAAAATGTTTTTTATTTGGCCAAGGGCCTTTGATGTTACATTTAATAGCTCACTCATATAAACCTCTGAAATTACGTAGGTAATTATATCCAATACCTGTATTATATCATATTGGTGATATACTTTATATAGGAGTATCAAGCAATGTCTATCTCATTAGTTATTAAATGTGGTGAAAATACGGCCAAATTTTTGATCAAACCAAAAATCACTTTTGGGCGATCAAAGTCGGCAGTAGATATATCAGTAGATGATAAGAAAATATCATCAAAACACCTTGAAATTACACACGAAAAAAAAAATGAGATAATAGTTAAGGACCTTAACTCTACAAATGGTACCTTCATCAATAACAAGAAAATCGAAGGGCCCCATAGGCTCTATGTCTATGAAACTGTAAGAATAGGAAATTGCTATATTACAATATGTCTTGATGACTTAACTGAGCTCGAACTTAAATCTCTCACCCGACCGATCGAAGAGCATTTTGAAAATGGTGAAGTGACACAGACCAATACGAATCTTGCCGATCAAACAAGCTTTTTGGCCATAAATAATAAATTAAGTCTGCAAAGCCCAAAGCTTCGCGGAGATATTAAGAAGAAAGCACAAACTAAAAAGCCAGCTAAGAAAAAGAAACCAAAAGAGCCTGAAGAGGATAAAACTGTCATGACTAAAATCATGAAGTTTTTCAAATAAGACTCTTACTTATTTGGTACCCAAGCAACATCCTTAATATTTTCAATCTTATTTAGAAATCTTGCTACAATAAAGAAATAGTCAGATAAGCGATTTAGATATTCTAAATCGATTCTTTCAACATCACCTAAGTCCACGGCCTGTCTTTCTACTTCACGAGTTTTAGTACGACAGATATGAATATGAGAAGCGGCAACACCTCCCCCAGGTAGAATAAAGTACTTCAATGGATCAACGATAGTATCGAAGTAATCGATTTCTTCTTCTAAGTGGATTAACTCATCTTCTTTTAGCTTAGGTAAATTGTAATTTTCACGGTCCTCTTTTAGACTCGCAAAGTTGGACCCAAGGACAAAGATATTGTCCTGGATCCTTTTAAATGTATTTTTCAATCGTACTTCTTGAATATAACAAAGAGATAAACCGATATAGCTATTTAGCTCATCCAAGTTTCCATAAAGGTTTATTCTAGCACTTGCTTTAGAAACACGTTGTCCACCAACTAGACTAGTCTCACCCTTATCACCTGTTCGAGTATATAGCTTAGATTTCTTCATTACATATTCCTTCTATATTTCCCACCAATCTCATATAGAAGATTTGTGATTTCACCTAATGAACAATAATTTACCGTCTCGATTAATTCTTCGAAAATATTTCCTCCAGAAAGTGCAACTTCTCTTAGGCGATTAAGCGCGTCTTCTGATTTATTTTTATTTCTTTCTTTGAAGTCATTGAGTC
This window harbors:
- a CDS encoding CDC27 family protein, translating into MENNQEIIKDVMFEFFFNDNQFTLNNYVVYKFKGEETREYLQRQITADISGLDNAATIACRLDRTGRVFSFFYLIHNNDGFYLAVDEKISEETIEELEKFIIMEDITIEKTQKLPCLSTRKGNDFVTMDLFDGVGYIGLVDEKLDKKDYVNFLEVLTAWPILDKTIDRTKLINETRLNEFAISYNKGCFLGQETASKIESRRGAARYPVLLTSNKELADEVSLNDKKVEILNRCKIGETHFSVAKAPRELLINNLEVSYQDDLIKINTYPVLAKENIKEEISEYYYNKAVNLFHKNKITESLSLLDQVISFNPLYADAYESKGVILGNSGEHQMAIDVMDELLAVDESSVMAHTNKSLYLMKLGKIEEAEEEKALATVASFKRFGDEAKAKKAKEEQERAEKEERARRFEMFNKVLAIDENDVVANFGLADIHFNNEKFEKALKHLEVVLNENPKYSVAYLLKSKILFSEEKYEQCLEVIEKGIPIATSQGELMPANEMQTIKSKVLRKV
- a CDS encoding FHA domain-containing protein gives rise to the protein MSIRLIIDDKKNTKKILIKNKITFGRNKEVVDIVLDDPKVSSKHFEIIYDKSSILVRDLSSKNGTFINQKRIENEEPLYVYDILKAGSISISIDAKSLTSFEFERLYRKTDPNYWGENITNILKTSKFVLKDIKKPIKIKR
- a CDS encoding HesB/IscA family protein, with the translated sequence MSELLNVTSKALGQIKNIFESENRSKTDFGLRLGVIGGGCSGLSYNIDFDAPKDSDNIIEMDGVKILIDPKSSIYLSGITLDFKDGLNGKGFVFENPNAKNTCGCGESFSV
- a CDS encoding FHA domain-containing protein; the encoded protein is MSISLVIKCGENTAKFLIKPKITFGRSKSAVDISVDDKKISSKHLEITHEKKNEIIVKDLNSTNGTFINNKKIEGPHRLYVYETVRIGNCYITICLDDLTELELKSLTRPIEEHFENGEVTQTNTNLADQTSFLAINNKLSLQSPKLRGDIKKKAQTKKPAKKKKPKEPEEDKTVMTKIMKFFK
- a CDS encoding cob(I)yrinic acid a,c-diamide adenosyltransferase; translated protein: MKKSKLYTRTGDKGETSLVGGQRVSKASARINLYGNLDELNSYIGLSLCYIQEVRLKNTFKRIQDNIFVLGSNFASLKEDRENYNLPKLKEDELIHLEEEIDYFDTIVDPLKYFILPGGGVAASHIHICRTKTREVERQAVDLGDVERIDLEYLNRLSDYFFIVARFLNKIENIKDVAWVPNK